The Caenorhabditis elegans chromosome I genome includes the window TTGAGTGTGCCCAATCATTATGCCTATCCACACACACAAACATTAAGTAGTGGGTAGGCTAGAGTCTTTCATGCACAAGCAAATATACACCGATTCGTCTTTTTTCCCTCTATCTGCCACATAGATAAAAGAAAGAATAACCTTCTCCTCCCCCACAACACCACCACCACTAACGGCGTCTTCTTCGTCTCAGTTTTCTTTGCTTTACGTAATCTACGTCTTCTATTTTTTCGGGGTGCTCTCTTCGGTTGGAACTATGTGTGAGAGTAGTGTGTTTCGTGTGTCTGTGTGAGTTTTTCCTcatctttctctctcttttcGCGCGGAAAGAGGGCGCCCGAGgtcggagaaaaaaaatgaaaggcAGAGAGGATGGAGGACACAGAGGAACGAAACGAAAATAACTGAATCGATACATCTGTGGGGTTGGCGGTGTTGAagagaagaagacgaagaagaagatgagggGGTGGAGCTCTCCGTGCACAACGGCTTCTCCTCCCCCATCTTTCTCTCCCGTGCTTCTCCTTTTACTAGAGTCCGGCGTTgtgttgtgtgtgtgtgtcccCGCCTTTTTCCGGAATACGAAAGTAGGTCTAGTTAATGGTTAACTACCTCTCTTGCTCCGAAGCAGGCTTTTTCTTTAATTGCTTCTTGCAACTTTTCTGAAGCTCTACCTTTCTACTGGGAActtgttttctttgaaatttagagtttttaaaacttccttCAGTTCTCATTCTCATGCTTTATAACCATAAAAGTGTACATCAGAATAAATCCTAGATCATAAGATCATTCACATTAGCATTTCTTTTTGGAATGCTTTTTCCGAGAAAACTGCACTTTTGAGGATTTTATCTtcgaactgaaaattcgagttgtacttttgaaaaagtttgtagCGATCTACCTGATGTCAGTTTTATTTTAGATTTCCTGCACAGTTTCTTTCATGAATTTATAATGTTCAACCTTTAGTTCTCTCAGTTTTAAGGTTTAATGCAAAGTTTTACATACAGCCTGAGGGTctgtggatttttttgttttaattgatAGAAAATACCAGATTATACctatgaaaaatagtttttaaatttcaaaatttgatgaaaaatccgaaaaaagtgccaaattttgcttataatcgaaatttttctagaaaaccgACCAAAATATACAATaaagataaatattttgattaaaaaaaactgtattccAACTGCTGAAACAAGggtggaaattatttttacactttttaatttattattacaAAATCAttagaatttataatttttcaacagttttatCTGATCTTTAAGTGgtattttctttcatttaaaataaaaaatccacaGGCGAAACTCCAAGAATTCAAGAAGCTCATTTTATCGAAACTTTCAAATCTTGCTCACCGTGATTCCCAAGTGTTTTAAATCTAAAGGAAAATAAGTctggtttttgaatatttattttcagttgttttaaTTATCAATTAATTAACATGTTATTCCGAAtctaaaactcaaaattttcagaaaaatgtcgtTGTCGGGGTTACGTAAGCAATTCAACAAGGCGAATCAATACCTTTCGGAGACGATGGGCGCCGCAGAGCCAACAAAACTTGACGATGTGTTCAatgaaatggagaaaaatgtgGATACAACGTATAATTTAATTACGGATCTCGTCGCCGGAACAAATGAATATCTTCAACCAAATCCAGCTACTCGAGCAAAAATGGCCACACAAGTTGCCCTGTCAAAAGTTCGTGGAACTACAAAAACGTCACCGTATCCACAAACAGAAGGAATGTTGGCTGACGTCATGCAGAAATATGGACAACAATTGGGTGATAACAGCGATTTGGGAAAGGTTTGCCATcccttttggaattttaatttctgaaaaaaaacccattttttagCAACATTTGTCAATATTTGTTCTGTgagcaatttctgaaaatgtgaccAAAAtacagcaaaaataaaattactatttattttgtttatattaataatttaattgaaacattAGGTTGATATTAGAAAACCACTACTTCGgtattttttagattaaaattttttgcacggcttcaaaatcttcttaatcataattttaaattacaatttttttcaattccagagCCTAAACGATGCTGCAGAAACGTATCGACAAATGGCTGATATCAAGTATCAAATGGAGGATAATGTTAAACAAAACTTTCTCGATCCATTAACACATTTGCAGAATAATGAGCTGAAAGATGTGAATGTAAGCTTTTTTGCGTAAAAAAGGGTTTATTATTAATTCATTATTCAGCACCACCGCACAAAACTGAAAGGACGTCGACTTGACTACGACTGCAAAAAGCGTCAGCAACGACGTGATGATGAGATGATTCAGGCGGAGGAGAAGCTGGAAGAATCAAAGCGACTCGCTGAAATGTCAATGTTCAATGTGCTTAGTAATGATGTGagttttacgatttttttttggaagtttttactattttcccctattagacttgctaTTTGACATCGGTTACccttagttttatttttaagaaggATTATTCTCAAACTTACGAAtataacaaaagaaaaacgggaaaaatccgttaagatttcgaatttttatgtcagaaaaatcaacgaaaaaccttcaaaatttAACTAGCGAAATCATAGGCCACGAGGATTGTTCGAATTTTGATCCTGTTCTATACTATGTTTTTAATCAGTATTTTATACAATTCCTTTcaatataagctgtcaaagtttaatttttttttaatctgctgaaatttttttccacttcccCTTTTAGAtataatcacaaaaaaattcttttcagGTCGAGCAAATATCTCAACTACGAGCCCTCATTGAAGCCCAACTCGATTTCCACCGACAAACAGCCCAATGTCTCGAAAATCTACAGCAACAACTTGGCCATCGAATCAAAGATGCAGCTGCCAGGCCTCGTGAAGAGCATGTTCCATTATCAGTTCTTGCAAATGAGAGCAGAACTCCAAGATCCAGGTTGGTATAAGCATGAAGAGTGAGAAAATGCATGTTTGTTGTGAGATTTTGAA containing:
- the unc-57 gene encoding Endophilin-A homolog (Confirmed by transcript evidence); the protein is MSLSGLRKQFNKANQYLSETMGAAEPTKLDDVFNEMEKNVDTTYNLITDLVAGTNEYLQPNPATRAKMATQVALSKVRGTTKTSPYPQTEGMLADVMQKYGQQLGDNSDLGKSLNDAAETYRQMADIKYQMEDNVKQNFLDPLTHLQNNELKDVNHHRTKLKGRRLDYDCKKRQQRRDDEMIQAEEKLEESKRLAEMSMFNVLSNDVEQISQLRALIEAQLDFHRQTAQCLENLQQQLGHRIKDAAARPREEHVPLSVLANESRTPRSSFRSPAPSDMSHNSTAAAAMPPQNGGGITQAPPSYQGPPPGGLPPPLSQQQKPQCRALFDFDAQSEGELDFKEGTLIELVSQIDENWYEGRVNGKTGLFPVTYVQVLVPLK
- the unc-57 gene encoding Endophilin-A homolog (Confirmed by transcript evidence), producing MSLSGLRKQFNKANQYLSETMGAAEPTKLDDVFNEMEKNVDTTYNLITDLVAGTNEYLQPNPATRAKMATQVALSKVRGTTKTSPYPQTEGMLADVMQKYGQQLGDNSDLGKSLNDAAETYRQMADIKYQMEDNVKQNFLDPLTHLQNNELKDVNHHRTKLKGRRLDYDCKKRQQRRDDEMIQAEEKLEESKRLAEMSMFNVLSNDVEQISQLRALIEAQLDFHRQTAQCLENLQQQLGHRIKDAAARPREEHVPLSVLANESRTPRSSFRSPAPSDMSHNSTAAAAFKMPPQNGGGITQAPPSYQGPPPGGLPPPLSQQQKPQCRALFDFDAQSEGELDFKEGTLIELVSQIDENWYEGRVNGKTGLFPVTYVQVLVPLK
- the unc-57 gene encoding Endophilin-A homolog (Confirmed by transcript evidence), coding for MSLSGLRKQFNKANQYLSETMGAAEPTKLDDVFNEMEKNVDTTYNLITDLVAGTNEYLQPNPATRAKMATQVALSKVRGTTKTSPYPQTEGMLADVMQKYGQQLGDNSDLGKSLNDAAETYRQMADIKYQMEDNVKQNFLDPLTHLQNNELKDVNHHRTKLKGRRLDYDCKKRQQRRDDEMIQAEEKLEESKRLAEMSMFNVLSNDVEQISQLRALIEAQLDFHRQTAQCLENLQQQLGHRIKDAAARPREEHVPLSVLANESRTPRSRSPAPSDMSHNSTAAAAMPPQNGGGITQAPPSYQGPPPGGLPPPLSQQQKPQCRALFDFDAQSEGELDFKEGTLIELVSQIDENWYEGRVNGKTGLFPVTYVQVLVPLK